GAAGGAAAACAGGTAGCCTGGATTCCTTCTTACGGACCGGAGATGCGCGGTGGTACGGCCCATTGTATGGTTGCCATCGCTGAGAGGGAGATTAGTTCACCTCTGGTAGAAGAGCCGGACGCGGTGATGGTTTTTAACAGGCCGTCCCTGGATAAATTTGAGCCGATAATTATCAAGGGAGGACTGTTATTGGTGAACAGTTCGATGGTAGACCGACCCCCTGTACGACGCGATCTTCAAGTTTATCCCATTGCAGCCAATACTTTGGCTGAACAGCTGGGAAACAGTCGGGTGGCCAACATGATCATGCTGGGCGCGCTGGTCAAGCTTACCGGAATCGTTTCCATAGACAGTGTTTTACAGGCTCTGCAACAGGTGCTGCCTGAACACCGCCGCGATTTGTTGACACTTAACCAAAAGGCGTTAGAACTAGGCGCTGCCAGCTTCAAGGTAGCTTAGCCCTCCCTGGGAGGGCTTTTTTGTTCGCCCAGCATGTCTGCTGAGCCGATGGGTTGAAAGAAACCCTGTCACCTAACCAGCGGGAAGACAATCCGT
The sequence above is a segment of the Calderihabitans maritimus genome. Coding sequences within it:
- a CDS encoding 2-oxoacid:acceptor oxidoreductase family protein; the encoded protein is MMRKFGLIVAGFGGQGVLFVGQLLAHAAVIEGKQVAWIPSYGPEMRGGTAHCMVAIAEREISSPLVEEPDAVMVFNRPSLDKFEPIIIKGGLLLVNSSMVDRPPVRRDLQVYPIAANTLAEQLGNSRVANMIMLGALVKLTGIVSIDSVLQALQQVLPEHRRDLLTLNQKALELGAASFKVA